From a single Chitinophaga sp. Cy-1792 genomic region:
- a CDS encoding M20 family metallo-hydrolase, translating into MWNEKLYDVAVALLKQMIATPSLSKEEDGTAQLISEFLTAMGIPHERHLNNIWAPNKHFDPAKPNILFNSHHDTVKPNPQYTRDPFSPDVVDGKLYGLGSNDAGGCLVSLIATFLHFYHREDLQYNIILTATAEEEISGVNGIESILDKLPAIEFAIVGEPTQTQLAVAEKGLLVLDCTSTGRAGHAAREEGENALYKALPDLQWFRDYKYPKVSETLGPVKMSVTVINTSNKAHNVVPADCTFVVDVRANDQYTLEELLEIIRANVQSEVKPRSLRMRPSFIPMDHPFVQAGIAAGKTCYGSPTTSDQALIPATSVKMGPGDSARSHTADEFIYLSEIKDGIDSYIKLLEAIV; encoded by the coding sequence ATGTGGAACGAAAAATTATATGATGTTGCTGTAGCACTGCTGAAGCAGATGATTGCCACGCCATCATTGAGCAAGGAAGAAGACGGGACAGCGCAGCTGATCAGCGAGTTTCTGACTGCTATGGGGATACCTCATGAAAGGCATCTGAATAATATCTGGGCACCTAATAAACATTTTGATCCGGCAAAGCCGAACATCCTGTTTAACTCCCATCATGATACTGTAAAGCCCAATCCGCAATACACCCGTGATCCTTTTAGTCCGGATGTAGTGGACGGTAAATTATATGGCCTTGGCAGCAACGATGCCGGCGGTTGCCTGGTTAGCCTTATCGCTACTTTCCTTCACTTTTATCACCGCGAAGATCTGCAATATAACATCATTCTTACTGCCACCGCAGAAGAAGAGATCAGTGGTGTCAACGGTATTGAAAGCATCCTGGATAAATTGCCTGCCATTGAGTTTGCGATCGTAGGCGAGCCTACGCAAACACAGCTGGCCGTAGCCGAGAAAGGCTTGCTGGTACTGGATTGCACCAGCACCGGAAGAGCAGGGCACGCTGCCCGTGAAGAAGGCGAAAATGCATTGTATAAAGCGTTGCCAGATCTGCAATGGTTCCGTGACTATAAGTACCCGAAAGTATCGGAGACACTGGGACCGGTGAAAATGAGTGTAACCGTTATCAACACCTCCAATAAAGCGCATAACGTAGTTCCTGCGGACTGTACTTTTGTAGTAGATGTACGTGCGAATGATCAGTATACACTGGAGGAGCTGTTGGAGATCATCCGTGCCAATGTACAGAGCGAGGTGAAACCACGTTCGCTGCGTATGCGTCCTTCATTTATTCCGATGGACCATCCGTTTGTACAGGCAGGGATTGCAGCAGGTAAAACCTGTTACGGTTCACCCACCACTTCCGATCAGGCGCTTATACCTGCTACCTCTGTAAAGATGGGACCTGGCGATTCGGCCCGTTCACATACTGCAGACGAATTTATCTATCTCTCCGAAATAAAGGACGGTATCGATAGTTATATAAAATTGCTGGAAGCTATTGTGTAG
- the argH gene encoding argininosuccinate lyase, whose amino-acid sequence MKLWQKDKASLDAVEKFTVGKDREMDAYLAPFDVLGSMAHITMLQSIGLLEAEELTVLKAELRKIYQEIQEGSFVLEPDVEDIHSQVELLLTRRLGEVGKKIHSGRSRNDQVLVDLKLFLRHELQLITEEVKSLFDLLQAKSEEYKNQLMPGYTHLQIAMPSSFGLWFGAYAESLVDDLTMLQGAYKVVNKNPLGSAAGYGSSFPLDRELTTALLGFESLNYNVVYAQMGRGKTEKLVAFALSGIAATLAKMAMDATLFMNQNFGFISFPDELTTGSSIMPHKKNPDVWELIRSHGNKIQALPNEIAMMITNLPSGYHRDLQLLKENLFPAFGVLKDCIHMTKLMLENIRIKDGILNDEKYQYLFSVEVVNNLVLQGIPFREAYKKVGMDIEKGTFSPEKEVNHTHAGSIGNLCTAQISGLMDNVLQSFSFDKVDKALEQLLNS is encoded by the coding sequence ATGAAATTGTGGCAAAAAGATAAAGCATCACTGGATGCAGTAGAGAAATTCACCGTGGGCAAAGACCGCGAGATGGATGCCTACCTGGCGCCCTTTGATGTATTAGGTTCTATGGCACACATCACCATGCTGCAAAGCATTGGTTTGCTGGAAGCTGAAGAACTGACCGTATTAAAAGCCGAGCTGCGTAAGATCTACCAGGAAATCCAGGAAGGAAGTTTCGTACTGGAACCGGATGTAGAAGATATACATAGCCAGGTAGAGTTGCTGCTGACCCGCCGTTTGGGAGAAGTAGGCAAGAAGATCCACAGTGGCCGTAGTCGTAACGACCAGGTTTTAGTAGATCTGAAACTCTTCCTGCGTCATGAGCTGCAGCTGATCACAGAAGAAGTGAAATCCTTGTTCGACCTGTTGCAGGCGAAGAGTGAAGAATATAAAAACCAGCTGATGCCGGGGTATACGCATTTGCAGATTGCGATGCCATCCTCCTTCGGTTTATGGTTTGGTGCTTATGCAGAGAGCCTGGTGGACGACCTGACCATGCTGCAGGGAGCTTACAAGGTGGTGAATAAAAACCCGCTCGGCTCTGCCGCAGGTTACGGTTCTTCGTTCCCCCTTGACCGTGAGCTGACCACTGCTTTACTTGGCTTTGAATCGCTGAACTACAACGTAGTATATGCGCAGATGGGCCGTGGTAAAACAGAGAAACTGGTAGCGTTTGCATTGTCGGGCATTGCTGCGACATTGGCGAAAATGGCTATGGATGCAACTTTGTTCATGAACCAGAACTTCGGTTTTATCAGTTTCCCTGATGAGCTGACCACCGGTTCCAGCATTATGCCACACAAAAAGAACCCGGATGTATGGGAGCTGATTCGTTCGCATGGTAATAAAATACAGGCGTTGCCGAACGAAATTGCCATGATGATCACCAACCTGCCTTCCGGTTATCACCGCGACTTACAGCTCCTGAAAGAGAACCTTTTCCCGGCATTTGGCGTGTTGAAGGATTGTATCCATATGACTAAGCTGATGCTCGAAAATATCCGTATTAAAGACGGTATTCTGAATGATGAGAAGTATCAGTACCTGTTTAGTGTAGAAGTGGTAAATAACCTCGTATTACAGGGTATTCCTTTCCGTGAGGCATATAAAAAGGTAGGTATGGATATTGAAAAAGGTACTTTCTCTCCGGAGAAAGAAGTGAATCATACCCATGCCGGCAGTATCGGTAACCTGTGCACCGCGCAGATTTCCGGGCTGATGGATAACGTGCTGCAAAGCTTCTCCTTTGATAAAGTAGATAAGGCACTGGAGCAGTTATTGAATAGTTAG
- a CDS encoding RHS repeat domain-containing protein — MNKKCFNLYQLLLCFLHVCIFLSVFQNAHAQFIDAYTKSLNNRLPVTPEAGAIMRYQDIPVGLSSGIPSISVPLFELQENWIKIPISLNYHAGGIKVDDLASWTGLGWSLSAEYAITREVRGIPDEGSDGPGIFTTTLSPEYLSDSAAPDVKEYYSRMIWRGQYDSEPDMFYFSLPGASGKYVFDPKTKKFVGSPDNGFMVERRTDNTWVLTGPDGSVYTFDVKVLSTNKVKDLVETANYTSITSSWNLSKIVNPDKTDSILFTYRQTDYDYWMNGSNTVYTPLVPMSLQGPWQPNSNCFSYTKITGASILDAISSRNYKVVFNTDAVTRKDLNNGLSLNNIDIFSNKGGRLNRVVLNHSYFTSAGSNPNSAPDLGHNIFRLKLDGITIAGADGQDSTQRYRFVYDNDNVLPSRLSYSQDFWGYYNGASNWGTNKNTLAPEDELFYKTKFILLPGADRKPYTSCAQAGILKAIYYPTGGNVKFEYESNTVGYNYSKYIKPATIQQVQMLWDSKDNGEQLQGNYSTTFVINEPPSALNDWKGGAWVTGSTEPMCDKNMPYCPTVIIGGPIGFTFTNELSRTYFPNGTYSFSVNTSALNNWSGIDGQRYFAASLYYDMQDPDKKNFVVGGLRVKRIVTSDGAMQSPSSVKEYVYHDEVTDSSYGFLGSFPVFSEIVSAEVWADVNAGTRKENQIYYVRYGNVVNPIVTTQGAQVFYPKVTEYLIGNTRRIKQRHSFTMIPPENNYHFPYPPVYDEDWARGNALSDTLFQTKEGNSYAPISITTNDYDLYPLDQSGKSFVTSVWGLKYGCRDFLYNPYLTEEPMSPMVNGVASEKYLVPTGRYYKKTDTTITIDNIGIRQTNVRSYQYGEKSMLPVRVKTTNSQGQQVWEETVYPGDSTYSVSGITAADKARLLAANRVVVPLSQRKIVDNVVVNQSDYYYHLNAKLLLVDSLSTSNHGSLPDRQVYVPNYDASGNPQTIYKRDGQILSYLWDAAYNQPIASSSMKGDYPWLFTSFEYDQLPRNTTYNTSGIISVSTPFGKNAYQLNTQGISLQPLNSSIKYNIKVWLQNGAQCMVNGTPVSPLQVVNGNWRLHQLSITGVTQIVVTGSGLIDQLMIIPEGAAVTGNVYNASGQVTSKTDQSGKSSFFEYDNLGRLSTVRDPQGNILKQYRYQYNTNNPQ, encoded by the coding sequence GTGAATAAAAAGTGTTTTAACCTATACCAATTATTACTGTGCTTCTTGCACGTTTGTATCTTTTTGTCAGTATTTCAGAATGCACATGCGCAGTTTATTGATGCTTACACAAAATCGCTGAATAACAGGCTTCCTGTAACGCCGGAAGCAGGGGCAATCATGCGTTATCAAGATATTCCTGTTGGATTATCTTCTGGAATTCCAAGTATCTCAGTACCCCTTTTTGAATTGCAGGAAAACTGGATTAAGATACCTATTAGTCTTAATTATCATGCGGGAGGAATAAAAGTGGATGATCTGGCAAGTTGGACTGGCCTTGGCTGGTCTTTGTCTGCTGAATATGCGATTACAAGGGAAGTAAGAGGTATTCCGGATGAAGGAAGCGATGGGCCTGGAATATTTACTACTACCTTAAGTCCGGAATATTTAAGTGATTCTGCTGCTCCGGATGTGAAGGAGTATTATTCCAGAATGATATGGCGTGGTCAATATGATTCAGAGCCTGATATGTTTTACTTCAGTCTGCCTGGTGCTAGCGGTAAATATGTATTTGACCCGAAAACAAAGAAGTTTGTAGGTTCTCCGGACAATGGATTTATGGTAGAAAGGAGAACAGATAATACCTGGGTATTAACCGGGCCTGATGGCAGTGTTTATACTTTCGATGTTAAAGTGCTTTCAACCAATAAAGTAAAAGATCTTGTTGAAACGGCGAATTATACCTCAATCACCTCCAGCTGGAATCTTTCAAAAATAGTAAATCCTGATAAAACAGATTCTATCCTATTTACCTATAGGCAAACAGATTACGATTACTGGATGAATGGATCTAATACAGTTTATACGCCTCTCGTGCCAATGTCATTACAAGGACCGTGGCAGCCTAATAGTAATTGCTTCTCTTATACTAAAATTACAGGAGCCTCAATATTAGACGCTATTTCATCCCGCAACTATAAAGTTGTTTTTAATACAGATGCTGTTACCAGGAAAGACTTAAATAACGGTTTAAGTTTAAATAATATTGATATCTTTTCCAATAAGGGTGGAAGGTTAAATAGGGTGGTGCTCAATCACAGCTATTTTACAAGTGCTGGTTCTAATCCTAATAGTGCTCCTGACCTCGGTCATAATATATTTAGATTGAAACTGGATGGCATAACGATAGCAGGTGCAGATGGACAGGATTCAACGCAGCGTTATAGATTCGTATATGACAATGATAACGTGCTGCCGTCGAGGTTATCTTACAGTCAGGACTTCTGGGGTTATTACAATGGTGCTTCCAATTGGGGAACAAATAAGAATACATTGGCCCCGGAAGATGAACTGTTTTACAAAACAAAGTTCATATTACTGCCCGGTGCGGATAGGAAACCCTATACTTCCTGTGCACAAGCTGGTATATTGAAAGCTATCTATTATCCTACCGGAGGGAATGTAAAGTTTGAGTATGAATCCAATACAGTGGGATATAACTATTCCAAGTATATTAAACCTGCTACTATTCAGCAGGTTCAAATGCTATGGGATAGTAAAGATAATGGCGAACAACTTCAGGGAAATTATTCAACCACCTTTGTTATCAATGAGCCACCTAGCGCCTTAAATGACTGGAAGGGTGGTGCCTGGGTAACCGGTTCAACAGAACCAATGTGTGATAAAAATATGCCTTATTGCCCTACTGTTATAATTGGAGGGCCTATAGGGTTTACATTCACCAATGAGCTCTCCCGTACCTATTTTCCAAATGGAACGTATAGTTTTTCTGTAAATACATCCGCATTAAACAATTGGTCGGGGATTGACGGTCAAAGATATTTTGCTGCATCTTTATATTATGACATGCAGGATCCTGACAAGAAAAATTTTGTTGTTGGCGGATTAAGAGTAAAAAGAATAGTTACCAGTGATGGTGCGATGCAATCCCCTTCGTCTGTTAAAGAATATGTTTATCATGATGAGGTGACGGACTCGTCATATGGGTTTTTAGGCAGTTTTCCTGTTTTTAGTGAAATTGTAAGTGCCGAAGTATGGGCAGACGTCAATGCAGGTACGCGCAAAGAAAACCAAATATATTATGTTAGATATGGGAATGTAGTAAACCCGATTGTCACAACCCAGGGTGCACAGGTCTTCTATCCAAAGGTAACAGAATATTTAATTGGCAATACCCGGCGTATCAAACAGCGGCATTCTTTCACGATGATACCCCCGGAGAATAACTATCATTTCCCTTATCCTCCTGTTTATGACGAAGACTGGGCCAGAGGTAATGCATTATCTGATACCTTATTTCAAACAAAGGAGGGTAACAGTTATGCCCCGATTAGTATTACGACTAATGACTATGATCTGTATCCTCTTGATCAATCAGGGAAAAGCTTTGTAACATCGGTATGGGGACTGAAGTATGGATGTAGGGATTTTCTATATAATCCCTACCTGACTGAAGAGCCGATGTCTCCGATGGTGAATGGAGTTGCAAGTGAAAAATATTTGGTGCCTACAGGCCGGTATTACAAGAAAACTGATACTACTATTACTATTGATAATATCGGAATTAGACAAACTAATGTAAGATCGTACCAATATGGAGAAAAATCGATGCTTCCTGTTCGGGTTAAAACAACCAATAGCCAGGGACAACAGGTTTGGGAAGAAACGGTTTATCCTGGCGATTCCACCTACAGCGTTTCAGGTATTACTGCAGCTGACAAAGCCAGATTGCTTGCCGCCAACAGGGTTGTCGTGCCGCTTTCGCAAAGAAAGATAGTCGATAATGTGGTAGTAAATCAGTCGGATTATTATTATCACCTGAATGCTAAACTATTATTGGTGGATAGCCTTTCCACCAGCAACCACGGTAGTTTGCCTGATCGTCAGGTATATGTGCCGAATTATGATGCATCAGGTAATCCCCAAACAATTTACAAGAGGGATGGGCAGATATTGAGTTATCTCTGGGATGCAGCATACAATCAGCCTATCGCTTCATCCTCTATGAAAGGGGATTATCCATGGTTGTTTACTTCTTTCGAGTATGACCAGCTGCCTCGAAATACAACGTATAATACATCAGGGATAATAAGTGTTAGCACACCATTCGGAAAAAATGCTTATCAGCTGAATACACAAGGAATCAGTTTACAGCCCTTAAATTCATCGATAAAATATAATATTAAAGTCTGGTTACAGAACGGTGCCCAATGTATGGTAAACGGAACACCCGTATCACCGCTACAAGTTGTAAATGGAAATTGGAGACTACATCAATTAAGCATTACCGGTGTAACGCAGATTGTTGTTACTGGCAGTGGCCTCATCGATCAGCTAATGATTATACCTGAAGGAGCAGCCGTAACAGGAAACGTATACAATGCCAGTGGTCAGGTCACCAGCAAAACGGATCAGAGCGGAAAAAGCAGTTTTTTCGAATATGATAATTTAGGAAGACTTTCCACCGTACGCGATCCACAGGGCAATATCCTGAAACAATACCGCTATCAATATAATACTAATAACCCGCAATAA